One part of the Desulfonema ishimotonii genome encodes these proteins:
- a CDS encoding chemotaxis protein CheA, which yields MDSDHASDRENTEFRFAITPHILETLPPSHEFVYLLTYDLADHAARTGDSPVTLIRNLLSTGTIADAWIRATPDDLFAGLPDGPLRYIALYSTILGPDYIAYAANLSQDCILAVEKNRLSGSAAIVFDSAARSVTLIPSDSAETGQPAPAPPDDDDAPDITPDMIEQYILESDDLLEKTEHHLCCIPETPEKAGEHLAEALRLIHSFKGHSGLLGFRDFEQLSHKMESLLEYFRENTGNCDDAIRTLLLRGIDCLREGLSALSGDGSVPLPDIGPLVQMMDDARTAAGPSEPKQRPGKRRTSGEILRNMSARLSIDRRDIRVDLEKLDAMVNLVGELVIAESTVTKNPDLKGIPLDNFERSAHNLRRIISDLRHVVMSARMVPLAKTFRRMNRLVHDLSARSGKQIRLRLIGEETEVDKTVIERIVDPLVHLIRNSVDHGIESPEGRHRSGKPGTGTITLEAGHEGGEVLIRLSDDGRGLDREKILARAIGQGLISDDEARLTGQETDHLIFEPGFSTSEDVTDVSGRGIGLDVVRQNIEKLKGRTEVESTPDRGTTFCLRIPLTLAVIDGMLIRIGSACFTIPLLSIRKSFRPHRRQITVTMSGHEMVHIHNRLLPVIRLHRLYKIKPEHRALDAGILIHVTSGPKSVCLFADDIIGHHQTVIRGMPEYIGSAHGISGCTILDHGRIGLILDIGHIIDMVEKQSEGLPQQ from the coding sequence ACAGCCCGGTCACGCTGATCCGGAATCTGCTCAGCACCGGCACGATTGCGGACGCATGGATACGGGCCACTCCCGACGATCTTTTTGCGGGGCTTCCTGACGGCCCCCTCCGGTATATCGCCCTCTATTCGACCATCCTGGGGCCGGACTATATCGCCTATGCCGCCAATCTGTCTCAGGATTGCATTCTCGCCGTTGAAAAAAACAGATTGTCCGGGTCGGCGGCCATTGTGTTTGACAGCGCCGCCCGGTCTGTCACCCTGATACCGTCAGATTCCGCCGAAACCGGTCAGCCTGCGCCCGCCCCACCTGATGACGACGACGCCCCGGATATCACGCCCGATATGATTGAGCAGTATATCCTGGAGTCGGATGATCTCCTGGAAAAGACGGAACACCACCTCTGCTGCATCCCTGAAACCCCGGAAAAGGCCGGTGAACACCTGGCGGAGGCCCTGAGACTGATCCACAGCTTCAAAGGACATTCCGGCCTGCTGGGCTTCAGGGACTTTGAACAGCTCAGTCACAAAATGGAAAGCCTCCTGGAATACTTCCGGGAAAATACGGGCAATTGTGATGACGCAATCCGTACGCTCCTGCTGCGCGGCATCGACTGTCTCCGGGAAGGGCTTTCAGCCCTTTCCGGGGACGGCAGCGTACCACTGCCCGATATCGGCCCCCTCGTACAGATGATGGACGACGCCCGGACCGCAGCCGGTCCTTCGGAACCGAAACAGCGGCCCGGAAAACGCCGGACTTCCGGTGAGATCCTCCGGAACATGTCGGCCAGACTGTCGATCGACCGCCGGGATATACGGGTGGATCTGGAAAAACTGGACGCCATGGTCAACCTGGTCGGGGAATTGGTGATTGCCGAATCCACGGTCACTAAAAACCCTGATTTAAAGGGAATCCCCCTTGACAACTTCGAGCGTTCAGCCCATAATTTGCGCCGGATTATCTCCGACCTCCGGCATGTGGTCATGTCTGCCCGGATGGTTCCCCTTGCCAAAACATTCCGAAGGATGAACCGGCTGGTCCACGATCTCTCCGCCAGATCAGGGAAGCAGATTCGTCTGAGGCTGATCGGCGAGGAGACCGAGGTCGACAAAACCGTTATCGAACGCATTGTCGATCCGCTGGTTCACCTGATCCGCAACAGTGTGGATCACGGTATCGAATCTCCCGAAGGACGGCATCGCAGCGGCAAACCCGGCACCGGCACCATCACCCTCGAAGCCGGACATGAGGGCGGAGAGGTGCTGATCCGCCTGTCAGATGACGGCAGGGGGCTGGACCGGGAAAAAATACTGGCCCGTGCCATCGGCCAGGGACTGATCAGCGATGATGAGGCCCGTCTTACGGGCCAGGAGACAGACCATCTGATATTCGAACCCGGCTTCTCAACATCAGAAGATGTGACCGATGTCTCCGGCCGGGGCATCGGACTTGATGTTGTCCGGCAGAATATTGAAAAGTTAAAGGGCAGGACAGAGGTTGAAAGCACGCCGGACCGGGGAACAACCTTTTGTCTCAGAATTCCCCTGACACTGGCGGTTATTGACGGTATGCTCATCCGCATCGGCAGCGCCTGTTTCACGATTCCGCTGTTATCGATCCGGAAATCTTTCCGGCCGCACAGGCGTCAGATCACCGTGACCATGAGCGGCCATGAGATGGTTCACATCCATAACAGGCTGCTGCCGGTGATCCGGCTCCACAGGCTCTACAAGATTAAGCCCGAACACCGGGCCCTGGATGCGGGCATTCTGATCCATGTCACGTCCGGTCCGAAAAGCGTGTGCCTCTTTGCGGATGACATCATCGGCCATCATCAGACGGTGATCCGGGGGATGCCTGAATACATCGGTTCCGCCCATGGGATTTCGGGATGCACCATACTGGACCACGGCAGGATCGGCTTAATCCTGGACATCGGTCACATCATCGACATGGTTGAAAAACAAAGCGAAGGCCTGCCGCAGCAATAA
- a CDS encoding response regulator, with the protein MSDNICILVVDDFSTMRRIIKKILKGFDLTNVLEAENGSRAWEILNEQNVDLVICDWNMPEMTGMELLEKVRTHDNLSELPFIMVTAEGKGKTIVEPGKENLTNYIAKPFKPQDMEEKLKLMLHI; encoded by the coding sequence ATGTCTGACAATATTTGCATATTGGTCGTTGACGACTTTTCCACTATGCGCAGAATCATCAAAAAAATATTAAAGGGGTTTGACCTGACCAATGTTCTGGAAGCTGAGAACGGCAGCCGGGCATGGGAAATTTTAAACGAACAGAACGTGGACCTGGTCATATGCGACTGGAATATGCCCGAAATGACGGGTATGGAACTGCTGGAGAAGGTCCGGACCCATGACAACCTGTCCGAACTCCCGTTTATCATGGTCACTGCCGAAGGCAAGGGCAAAACCATCGTGGAGCCGGGCAAGGAAAACCTGACCAATTATATTGCCAAACCCTTTAAGCCCCAGGACATGGAAGAAAAACTGAAATTAATGCTTCACATATAG